The Streptomyces sp. NBC_00670 genome window below encodes:
- a CDS encoding AAA family ATPase, whose product MTTVHEAVAGFDPGAEAARATDAILRDTLHGTHRGVVVDSPPGAGKSTLVVRAALELAAAGRPLMVIAQTNAQVDDLVVRLAEKNPDAAVGRLHSSDADPYDKALDALPGVRKSAKAGDLAGLDIVLSTAAKWAHVKNVEPWRHAIVDEAYQMRSDALLAVAGLFERALFVGDPGQLDPFAIVGAEQWAGLSYDPSASAVSTLLAHNPELPQHRLPVSWRLPASAAPLVSDAFYPYTPFRSGTGPGDRRLAFGVPADGSGPDAVLDEAARSGWGLLELPPRHTPRTDPEAVRALALVVRRLLDREGASVSERAAEPVPLTADRIAVGTAHRDQAAAVRAALAELGVTDVTVDTANRLQGREFDVTVVLHPLSGRPDATAFHLETGRLCVLASRHRHACIVVCRAGVPDLLDAHPSTEPVQLGVTVKFPDGWEANHAVLSHLNEHRVTWEA is encoded by the coding sequence GTGACGACGGTGCACGAAGCGGTCGCCGGTTTCGACCCCGGCGCCGAGGCCGCGCGGGCCACCGACGCGATCCTGCGCGACACGCTGCACGGCACCCACCGCGGCGTCGTCGTCGACTCGCCGCCCGGTGCGGGCAAGTCGACGCTGGTCGTCCGCGCCGCGCTCGAACTGGCCGCCGCCGGGCGCCCGCTCATGGTGATCGCGCAGACCAACGCCCAGGTCGACGACCTCGTCGTCCGGCTCGCCGAGAAGAACCCCGACGCGGCGGTGGGCCGGCTGCACAGCAGCGACGCCGACCCGTACGACAAGGCGCTCGACGCGCTGCCCGGCGTCCGCAAGTCCGCGAAGGCGGGCGACCTCGCGGGCCTGGACATCGTGCTGTCGACGGCCGCGAAGTGGGCGCACGTGAAGAACGTCGAGCCGTGGCGGCACGCGATCGTCGACGAGGCGTACCAGATGCGCTCCGACGCGTTGCTGGCCGTGGCCGGGCTGTTCGAACGCGCGCTGTTCGTGGGCGACCCGGGGCAGCTGGACCCGTTCGCGATCGTCGGCGCGGAGCAGTGGGCGGGGCTGTCGTACGACCCGTCGGCGTCGGCGGTGAGCACGTTGCTCGCGCACAACCCGGAGCTGCCGCAGCACCGGCTCCCGGTGTCCTGGCGGCTGCCGGCGTCGGCGGCGCCGCTGGTGTCCGACGCGTTCTACCCGTACACGCCGTTCCGCAGCGGCACCGGGCCCGGTGACCGGCGGCTCGCGTTCGGCGTGCCGGCCGACGGTTCGGGCCCGGACGCGGTGCTCGACGAGGCGGCGCGCTCCGGCTGGGGCCTGCTCGAGCTGCCGCCCCGGCACACCCCGCGCACGGACCCGGAGGCGGTACGGGCACTCGCGCTGGTCGTGCGCCGGCTGCTGGACCGGGAGGGGGCGTCGGTCTCGGAGCGGGCGGCGGAGCCGGTGCCGCTGACCGCCGACCGGATCGCGGTCGGCACCGCCCACCGCGACCAGGCGGCGGCCGTGCGCGCGGCGCTCGCGGAGCTGGGGGTCACGGACGTCACCGTGGACACGGCGAACCGGCTCCAGGGCCGGGAGTTCGACGTGACGGTCGTACTGCACCCGCTCTCGGGCCGCCCCGACGCGACGGCGTTCCACCTGGAGACGGGCCGTCTGTGCGTCCTCGCCTCCCGCCACCGGCACGCCTGCATCGTGGTCTGCCGCGCCGGCGTCCCCGACCTCCTGGACGCCCACCCGTCCACGGAGCCGGTCCAGCTCGGCGTCACGGTGAAGTTCCCCGACGGGTGGGAGGCGAACCACGCGGTCCTGTCCCACCTGAACGAACACCGGGTGACCTGGGAGGCCTGA
- a CDS encoding phosphatase PAP2 family protein produces the protein MPQTESPGIEAGPQPGPEREERPRPRPRQEDASAPRARWWTELPLIIVVYAAYSAGRLIVRGDVPGAVDHGLAILRIEKFLHINAEHPLNRLFTDHAWLGVPADFWYASLHYVVTPAILVWMFRAHAEQYRMVRTWLMTSTFLGLIGFTLLPTCPPRLLHPAHGFVDTMAQYSSYGWWGGEASAPRGMGGMTNQYAAMPSLHVGWALWCGVMLWRYGRTRTLKVAGVAYPLLTTIVVMGTANHYLLDALAGVAVMGVGLLLAGPVMRVAAMLRAALVARLAPVLAAARGGGSPVVSGGCQTSAGERIPRQRETRHGPGAEPGAAPADAGDGAAAPAR, from the coding sequence ATGCCGCAGACCGAGTCTCCGGGCATCGAGGCGGGTCCGCAGCCCGGGCCGGAGCGCGAGGAGCGCCCGCGGCCCCGGCCGCGCCAGGAGGACGCCTCCGCGCCCCGTGCCCGCTGGTGGACGGAACTGCCCCTGATCATCGTGGTCTACGCCGCGTACTCGGCGGGCCGGCTCATCGTGCGCGGGGACGTGCCCGGCGCCGTCGACCACGGCCTGGCGATCCTGCGGATCGAGAAGTTCCTCCACATCAACGCCGAGCACCCGCTCAACCGGCTGTTCACGGACCACGCCTGGCTCGGCGTCCCGGCCGACTTCTGGTACGCGTCGCTGCACTACGTCGTCACCCCCGCGATCCTCGTGTGGATGTTCCGCGCGCACGCGGAGCAGTACCGCATGGTCCGCACCTGGCTGATGACGTCCACGTTCCTCGGTCTGATCGGCTTCACGCTGCTGCCGACGTGCCCGCCCCGGCTGCTGCACCCCGCCCACGGGTTCGTGGACACGATGGCGCAGTACAGCTCGTACGGCTGGTGGGGCGGCGAGGCGAGCGCGCCGCGCGGCATGGGCGGCATGACGAACCAGTACGCGGCGATGCCGAGCCTGCACGTGGGGTGGGCGCTGTGGTGCGGGGTGATGCTGTGGCGCTACGGCCGCACACGCACGCTGAAGGTGGCGGGTGTGGCCTATCCACTGCTCACCACGATCGTGGTCATGGGCACCGCCAACCACTATCTGCTGGACGCGCTCGCCGGGGTCGCCGTGATGGGCGTCGGACTGCTGCTGGCCGGGCCGGTGATGCGGGTCGCGGCCATGCTGCGGGCGGCACTGGTGGCGCGGCTTGCGCCGGTCCTGGCGGCCGCGCGCGGTGGCGGTTCCCCGGTTGTCAGTGGTGGATGCCAGACTTCGGCGGGTGAGCGAATTCCCCGACAGCGCGAAACCCGCCACGGGCCGGGAGCCGAACCGGGTGCCGCCCCCGCGGACGCCGGGGACGGCGCTGCGGCACCTGCTCGCTGA
- a CDS encoding glycoside hydrolase family 18 protein, whose product MSSTHRRKVSGRNKVIGGVVAAAVAGGGAFALTGTAHAAGVGAVYTKSSTWETGYTAQYVVTNESGSKESDWTLEFDLPSGAKISSLWNATSKVSGQHVTVTAPSWDKDGLAANESVTVGFVVNGKGDPTGCRIDGASCSADDGATPEPSGRPSETATSEPTAEPTKSTPSQSSDPKPSSSPSTPDTGNGSAGSAGFAPYVDTSLYPAFDLLAAADATGVKDYNLAFVTDGGGCTPKWGGVSDLGSDAVAAQIGKLRDKGGDVRVSFGGASGSELGTTCSSADALAAAYGKVVDTYKLTKVDFDIEGGALPNTAANTRRAQAIAKLQQSHSGLDVSFTLPVMPEGLTQDGVNLLSNAKSNGVKISAVNIMAMDYGASYNGDMGGYAIQAATATQAQIKSVLGLSDSAAWKAVAVTPMIGVNDVSTEVFKVDDATQLVDFAKSKGLGWLSMWSATRDKQCAGGAKNTADATCSSITQGAFDFSKAFGAYK is encoded by the coding sequence ATGAGCAGTACGCACCGGCGCAAGGTCAGCGGCAGGAACAAGGTGATCGGCGGCGTCGTCGCCGCGGCCGTGGCGGGCGGCGGCGCCTTCGCGCTCACCGGTACCGCGCACGCGGCCGGCGTCGGTGCCGTCTACACCAAGTCCAGCACCTGGGAGACCGGCTACACCGCCCAGTACGTCGTCACCAACGAGAGCGGCTCCAAGGAGTCCGACTGGACGCTGGAGTTCGACCTGCCCTCCGGTGCGAAGATCAGCTCGCTGTGGAACGCCACGTCGAAGGTGAGCGGGCAGCACGTCACCGTGACGGCCCCGTCCTGGGACAAGGACGGGCTCGCGGCGAACGAGTCCGTCACCGTCGGCTTCGTCGTCAACGGCAAGGGCGACCCCACCGGTTGCCGCATCGACGGCGCGAGCTGCTCCGCCGACGACGGCGCCACCCCCGAGCCGAGCGGGCGCCCCTCGGAGACGGCCACCTCCGAGCCGACCGCGGAGCCCACCAAGAGCACGCCGTCGCAGAGTTCCGACCCCAAGCCGAGCTCCAGCCCGTCGACCCCGGACACCGGCAACGGCAGCGCGGGCAGCGCCGGCTTCGCCCCGTACGTCGACACCTCCCTCTACCCCGCCTTCGACCTGCTCGCCGCGGCCGACGCCACCGGGGTGAAGGACTACAACCTCGCCTTCGTCACCGACGGCGGCGGCTGCACCCCCAAGTGGGGCGGCGTCAGCGACCTGGGCAGCGACGCGGTCGCCGCGCAGATAGGCAAGCTGCGGGACAAGGGCGGCGACGTCCGCGTCTCCTTCGGCGGCGCGTCCGGCTCCGAGCTCGGTACGACCTGCTCCTCGGCCGACGCGCTGGCGGCGGCGTACGGCAAGGTCGTGGACACGTACAAGCTGACCAAGGTCGACTTCGACATCGAGGGCGGTGCGCTGCCGAACACCGCGGCCAACACCCGGCGCGCCCAGGCCATCGCCAAGCTCCAGCAGTCGCACTCCGGGCTCGACGTCTCCTTCACCCTGCCCGTCATGCCGGAAGGGCTGACCCAGGACGGCGTCAACCTGCTGTCCAACGCCAAGTCCAACGGCGTGAAGATCTCCGCCGTCAACATCATGGCGATGGACTACGGGGCCTCGTACAACGGGGACATGGGCGGTTACGCGATCCAGGCGGCCACGGCCACCCAGGCCCAGATCAAGAGCGTGCTCGGGCTGTCGGACAGTGCGGCCTGGAAGGCGGTCGCGGTCACGCCGATGATCGGCGTCAACGACGTGTCGACGGAGGTGTTCAAGGTCGACGACGCCACGCAGCTGGTGGACTTCGCGAAGTCGAAGGGGCTGGGGTGGCTGTCGATGTGGTCGGCGACGCGGGACAAGCAGTGTGCGGGTGGGGCGAAGAACACGGCGGACGCGACGTGCAGCTCGATCACACAGGGGGCGTTCGACTTCTCGAAGGCCTTCGGGGCGTACAAGTAG
- a CDS encoding histidine phosphatase family protein, with amino-acid sequence MAPRILLARHGQTEWSLLGKHTGRTDIPLLEEGRQGAKLLGERLHRAPLDGLSEAVVRTSPLLRARETCELAGFGERAEPWDALLEWHYGAYEGMTPDEIQGVRPGWLIWRDGVPEGEAAAEVSARADDVVSWVRGQERDVLLFAHGHILRAIGARWLGLPLSFGARVRLSPASLSVLGWAYGEAAIESWNDVGHLVG; translated from the coding sequence ATGGCACCGCGCATCCTGCTGGCCCGGCACGGACAGACGGAATGGTCCCTGCTCGGGAAGCACACGGGCCGGACGGACATACCACTCCTGGAGGAGGGCCGGCAGGGCGCCAAACTGCTGGGCGAACGACTGCACCGGGCGCCGCTGGACGGCCTGTCCGAGGCCGTGGTGCGCACGAGCCCGCTGCTGCGCGCCCGGGAGACGTGCGAACTGGCCGGCTTCGGCGAGCGCGCCGAGCCCTGGGACGCGCTCCTGGAGTGGCACTACGGGGCCTACGAGGGCATGACGCCGGACGAGATCCAGGGCGTACGGCCGGGGTGGCTGATCTGGCGCGACGGCGTCCCCGAGGGCGAGGCCGCGGCGGAGGTGTCCGCGCGCGCGGACGACGTCGTCTCCTGGGTGCGCGGCCAGGAACGGGACGTACTGCTGTTCGCCCACGGGCACATACTGCGGGCGATCGGGGCGCGGTGGCTGGGGCTGCCGCTGTCGTTCGGAGCCCGGGTGCGGCTGAGCCCCGCGTCGCTGTCCGTCCTGGGATGGGCGTACGGGGAGGCGGCGATCGAGTCGTGGAACGACGTGGGGCACCTGGTGGGGTGA
- a CDS encoding spermidine synthase: MARSAKAAGTPRADRAAKAAEPGRGGRGEGGGRGGRDGGRDGGRRAGAEVEEAVDGGLARLTPDRDRPRAWSLFLDGAPQSHVDLDDPTRLTFDYQRRLGHVIDLAAPPGRPLRVAHLGGGAFTLARYTAATRPRSTQQVVERDGALVRFVREALPLDPRARIRVRTLDAREGLAKLPDDWADVVLADVFDGARTPAHLTSTEFLTDVRRVVRAGGLYAANLTDGPPLAHLRGQIATAAAVFPELALVAEPAVLRGRRFGNAILVASGLPLPVAELTRRAASDPHSARVEHGRALIDFTGGARPVTDADAVASPAPPPSVFD; this comes from the coding sequence ATGGCGAGGAGCGCGAAGGCGGCAGGAACCCCGCGGGCCGACAGGGCCGCGAAGGCCGCGGAACCCGGGCGCGGCGGACGCGGTGAAGGCGGTGGGCGCGGCGGACGCGACGGGGGCCGGGACGGCGGCCGGCGGGCCGGAGCCGAGGTCGAGGAGGCCGTCGACGGCGGGCTCGCCCGGCTGACGCCCGACCGCGACCGCCCCCGCGCCTGGAGCCTGTTCCTCGACGGCGCCCCGCAGTCGCACGTCGACCTCGACGACCCCACCCGCCTCACCTTCGACTACCAACGCCGCCTCGGCCATGTGATCGACCTCGCCGCCCCGCCCGGCCGGCCGCTGCGCGTCGCCCACCTCGGCGGCGGCGCCTTCACCCTCGCCCGCTACACCGCCGCCACCCGGCCCCGCTCCACCCAGCAGGTCGTCGAACGCGACGGCGCCCTGGTGCGGTTCGTGCGCGAGGCGCTGCCGCTGGACCCCCGGGCGCGGATCCGCGTCCGCACCCTCGACGCCCGCGAGGGGCTCGCCAAACTGCCGGACGACTGGGCCGACGTCGTCCTCGCCGACGTGTTCGACGGGGCGCGGACACCGGCCCACCTCACCTCGACGGAGTTCCTCACCGACGTGCGCCGGGTGGTGCGCGCCGGCGGACTGTACGCGGCCAATCTGACGGACGGTCCGCCGCTGGCCCATCTGCGCGGGCAGATCGCCACGGCCGCCGCCGTCTTCCCGGAACTCGCGCTGGTCGCCGAACCGGCCGTGCTGCGCGGCCGGCGCTTCGGCAACGCGATTCTCGTCGCCTCCGGCCTGCCCCTGCCCGTCGCCGAACTCACCCGCCGCGCCGCCTCGGACCCGCACTCCGCGCGGGTCGAACACGGCAGGGCGCTGATCGACTTCACCGGCGGGGCGCGCCCGGTCACGGACGCGGACGCGGTGGCCTCGCCGGCCCCGCCGCCCTCGGTGTTCGATTAA
- a CDS encoding tetratricopeptide repeat protein, producing the protein MASSAVTSSQSPRPPRPNLAFRRLRGQRSPGEFAAAVRRAAREIGERVGCDARYIGRVEAGEIRCPNYAYERVFLHMFPGRTLTDLGFAPRSSVRGRPPRPADEAPPPAEPDISTPTHTASYGTRAYDGPHRPNHEESDVQRRAFMTGGTATVAAVSLGPFGLVPDAAAAAGRPARRAGAAEADLLEEAVRRIRLLDDRHGAEGLHRHAAAPLRTAYALLDAGTARRSTADRLYAGAGELALSVGWLAHDSGRFDDARSHYAEALATARMAGDPALEAHAFCNTSFLARDAGRPREAVRAAQAGRRAARPLGSHRLLSLLALREAGGRAGLGDRTECERALDRAKALFARGPAPADPEWMSFYGEAELESLEARCWSTLGDFSRAARHARRAARLQDPHFARNIVLYTAELADDLARDGRPDEAAAAGHRALDLLDEVRSSRVHTMLSATTGLLLPHRGTAEVAAFLDRHADVARPAR; encoded by the coding sequence ATGGCGTCGTCAGCGGTGACCTCGTCCCAGTCCCCCAGGCCACCGAGGCCGAACCTCGCCTTCCGGCGGCTGCGCGGGCAGCGCTCGCCGGGCGAGTTCGCGGCGGCGGTGCGGCGGGCCGCCCGGGAGATCGGCGAGCGGGTGGGCTGCGACGCCCGGTACATCGGACGGGTGGAGGCGGGGGAGATCCGCTGCCCCAACTACGCCTACGAACGGGTGTTCCTGCACATGTTCCCCGGCCGGACGCTGACCGATCTGGGGTTCGCCCCCCGCTCCTCCGTACGCGGCCGGCCCCCGCGCCCGGCCGACGAGGCGCCCCCGCCCGCTGAACCGGACATCAGTACACCCACGCACACGGCGTCGTACGGCACGCGCGCGTACGACGGCCCGCACCGACCGAACCACGAGGAGAGCGACGTGCAACGTCGCGCATTCATGACAGGCGGCACCGCGACCGTGGCGGCCGTCTCCCTGGGGCCCTTCGGGCTCGTCCCCGACGCCGCGGCCGCCGCCGGACGCCCGGCCCGCCGGGCGGGCGCCGCCGAGGCGGACCTCCTGGAGGAGGCCGTACGGCGGATCCGGCTGCTCGACGACCGGCACGGCGCCGAGGGCCTCCACCGGCACGCGGCCGCCCCGCTGCGCACCGCGTACGCCCTGCTGGACGCCGGTACGGCACGCCGGTCGACGGCGGACCGGCTGTACGCGGGGGCGGGTGAACTGGCCCTCTCGGTGGGCTGGCTGGCGCACGACTCGGGCCGCTTCGACGACGCGCGCTCGCACTACGCGGAGGCACTGGCGACGGCCCGGATGGCCGGGGACCCGGCCCTGGAGGCGCACGCGTTCTGCAACACCTCGTTCCTGGCCCGGGACGCGGGCCGGCCCCGGGAGGCGGTACGGGCGGCGCAGGCGGGCCGGCGGGCGGCCCGGCCGCTGGGCTCGCACCGGCTGCTGTCGCTGCTGGCGCTGCGCGAGGCGGGCGGCCGGGCGGGGCTCGGCGACCGTACGGAGTGCGAGCGGGCGCTGGACCGGGCCAAGGCGCTGTTCGCCCGGGGCCCGGCGCCGGCGGACCCGGAGTGGATGTCCTTCTACGGCGAGGCCGAGCTGGAGAGCCTGGAGGCGCGGTGCTGGTCGACGCTGGGGGACTTCTCGCGGGCGGCCCGGCACGCGCGGCGGGCGGCGCGCCTCCAGGACCCGCACTTCGCGCGCAACATCGTCCTGTACACGGCGGAACTGGCCGACGACCTGGCCCGGGACGGCCGCCCCGACGAGGCCGCGGCGGCGGGCCACCGCGCCCTGGACCTGCTGGACGAGGTCCGGTCCTCCCGCGTGCACACCATGCTGTCCGCCACGACGGGGCTGCTGCTGCCGCACCGCGGGACGGCGGAGGTCGCGGCGTTCCTCGACCGCCACGCCGACGTCGCGCGGCCGGCGCGGTGA
- a CDS encoding sensor histidine kinase: MRWALVKVCVAVTTMVVVAFAVPLGLVIKEMARDRAFSNAEREAAAVAPALSITTQRDQLERVVASAGSDDEGIAVHIPAASPTDDSGAGVSGEGGAGGEGEGAAKALDLGRQRAADKDIEATRKLGRASTSEVAGGFTLLQPVAIGSGAIAVVEVYVPEAEVTNGVGTAWAVLAAVGAALVVGSVAVADRLGVRMVQPAQRLVEGAHELGEGKLGARVPEEGPTELRLAAVAFNSMADQVVQLLANERELAADLSHRLRTPLTVLRLNAASLGEGPAADQTRAAVAQLEREVDTIIRTAREAKPQTAAPGPGAGCDAAEVVRERMEFWSALAEDEGRKVRTAGIDRPVRIPVARADLAAALDALLGNVFRHTPEGTAFAVDVHNAEDAVIVLVSDAGPGITDPDAAMARGRGSGNDGSTGLGLDIVRRLAESTGGDVRIGSSVLGGTEVRIWIQLDGCGTTTGGRRGHRARMRKRKRSAPSGARGTARATTTSPHPPNNATHPSS; the protein is encoded by the coding sequence ATGAGGTGGGCACTGGTCAAGGTGTGCGTGGCGGTGACCACCATGGTCGTGGTCGCCTTCGCGGTGCCGCTCGGCCTGGTCATCAAGGAGATGGCACGCGACCGCGCCTTCTCCAACGCCGAGCGGGAGGCGGCGGCGGTGGCGCCCGCGCTGTCCATCACCACCCAGCGGGACCAGCTGGAGCGCGTCGTCGCCTCGGCCGGCTCCGACGACGAGGGCATCGCGGTGCACATACCGGCGGCGTCACCGACCGACGACAGCGGTGCCGGCGTCAGCGGCGAGGGCGGGGCCGGCGGTGAGGGCGAGGGCGCCGCGAAGGCGCTCGACCTCGGCCGGCAGCGCGCCGCCGACAAGGACATCGAGGCCACCCGGAAGCTGGGCCGGGCCTCCACCAGTGAGGTGGCGGGCGGCTTCACCCTGCTGCAACCCGTCGCGATCGGTTCCGGGGCCATCGCCGTGGTCGAGGTGTACGTGCCCGAGGCCGAGGTCACCAACGGCGTCGGCACGGCCTGGGCGGTGCTCGCCGCCGTCGGCGCCGCGCTCGTCGTCGGCTCGGTCGCCGTCGCCGACCGGCTCGGCGTGCGCATGGTGCAGCCCGCGCAGCGCCTGGTCGAGGGCGCGCACGAACTGGGGGAGGGGAAGCTGGGCGCCCGGGTGCCCGAGGAGGGGCCGACCGAACTGCGGCTCGCGGCGGTCGCGTTCAACTCCATGGCCGATCAGGTCGTCCAACTGCTCGCCAACGAACGGGAACTGGCCGCCGACCTGTCGCACCGGCTGCGCACCCCGCTGACGGTGCTGCGGCTGAACGCGGCCTCGCTCGGCGAGGGTCCGGCCGCCGACCAGACCCGGGCCGCCGTCGCCCAGCTGGAGCGCGAGGTCGACACCATCATCCGCACGGCCCGCGAGGCCAAGCCGCAGACGGCCGCGCCCGGCCCCGGGGCGGGGTGCGACGCGGCGGAAGTGGTGCGCGAACGCATGGAGTTCTGGTCCGCGCTCGCCGAGGACGAGGGACGCAAGGTGCGCACGGCCGGCATCGACCGGCCGGTACGCATACCCGTGGCCCGCGCCGACCTGGCCGCCGCGCTCGACGCCCTGCTCGGCAACGTCTTCCGGCACACCCCGGAGGGCACCGCCTTCGCGGTCGACGTGCACAACGCGGAGGACGCGGTGATCGTGCTCGTCTCCGACGCCGGCCCCGGCATCACGGACCCCGACGCCGCGATGGCCCGCGGCCGCGGCTCGGGCAACGACGGCTCGACGGGGCTGGGCCTCGACATCGTGCGCCGCCTGGCCGAGTCGACGGGCGGCGACGTCCGCATCGGCTCGTCGGTGCTCGGCGGCACGGAGGTCCGCATCTGGATACAGCTCGACGGCTGCGGCACGACGACGGGCGGCCGCCGAGGGCACCGGGCCCGCATGCGCAAGCGCAAGCGGAGCGCCCCGTCAGGGGCGCGGGGAACGGCGCGAGCAACCACGACGAGCCCGCACCCGCCGAACAACGCCACGCACCCGAGCTCTTAG
- a CDS encoding response regulator transcription factor, producing MASVLVVEDDQFVRSALIRHLTDAAHTVRSVGTALAALREVAHFSFDVVILDLGLPDLDGSEALKMLRGITDVPVIVATARDDETEVVRLLNAGADDYLTKPFSVEHLSARMAAVLRRARSGAGEAPVSTVIRVGGLAIDPLRRQAELDGVRLDLTRREFDLLAFLAGRPGVVVPRKELLAEVWQQSYGDDQTIDVHLSWLRRKLGETAARPRYLHTLRGVGVKLEPPRAEPLS from the coding sequence ATGGCAAGTGTGCTCGTGGTCGAGGACGACCAGTTCGTACGCTCCGCGCTCATCCGGCATCTGACCGACGCCGCGCACACCGTGCGCAGTGTCGGCACCGCGCTCGCGGCGCTGCGCGAGGTCGCCCACTTCTCGTTCGACGTCGTGATACTCGACCTCGGACTGCCCGATCTGGACGGCTCCGAGGCGCTGAAGATGCTGCGCGGCATCACCGACGTACCGGTGATAGTGGCCACCGCGCGGGACGACGAGACGGAGGTCGTTCGGCTGCTCAACGCGGGCGCCGACGACTATCTGACCAAGCCGTTCTCCGTCGAGCACCTCTCCGCCCGGATGGCCGCCGTGCTGCGCCGGGCCCGGTCCGGCGCGGGCGAGGCACCGGTGTCCACGGTGATCCGGGTCGGCGGGCTCGCCATCGACCCCCTGCGCCGCCAGGCGGAACTCGACGGGGTCCGACTGGACCTGACCCGGCGCGAGTTCGACCTGCTCGCCTTCCTCGCCGGCCGCCCCGGCGTGGTCGTCCCCCGCAAGGAACTGCTCGCCGAGGTGTGGCAGCAGTCCTACGGCGACGACCAGACCATCGACGTCCACCTCTCCTGGCTGCGCCGGAAGCTGGGGGAGACGGCGGCCAGGCCCCGCTATCTGCACACGCTGCGCGGCGTGGGCGTGAAGCTGGAGCCGCCGAGAGCGGAGCCGCTGTCATGA
- a CDS encoding bifunctional DNA primase/polymerase has product MSLNPFPDPSDVAGVTAEGAAWLASAGPYPRSTLALWEERPDAPLVLPCGTVFDVVNVPAVFGRSLLDRLWDEGPGSGPVAVHRGRTLLFTAPGTARRLPSLLDAEEWDGGGAVPPLLCHGTGDAVTVPALRPASGAGRPPASRWLVAPDTRDPWLPGAEAVCWAAMRAARAAASAAVRISIFPPVDQGAKVYDVSRRR; this is encoded by the coding sequence ATGAGTCTCAACCCGTTCCCGGACCCGTCCGACGTCGCGGGCGTCACCGCGGAGGGCGCCGCCTGGCTGGCCTCGGCCGGCCCGTACCCCCGCAGCACGCTCGCCCTCTGGGAGGAGCGGCCGGACGCGCCGCTCGTCCTGCCCTGCGGCACGGTGTTCGACGTCGTCAACGTGCCCGCCGTCTTCGGCCGGAGCCTGCTCGACCGGCTGTGGGACGAGGGGCCCGGCTCCGGCCCGGTGGCCGTCCACCGCGGGCGCACGCTCCTGTTCACCGCCCCCGGCACCGCCCGCCGCCTCCCGTCACTGCTCGACGCCGAGGAGTGGGACGGCGGCGGTGCCGTGCCGCCGCTGCTCTGCCACGGCACCGGCGACGCCGTCACCGTGCCCGCGCTGCGCCCCGCGTCGGGTGCCGGGCGGCCGCCGGCCTCGCGCTGGCTGGTCGCCCCGGACACCCGTGATCCGTGGCTGCCGGGGGCCGAGGCGGTGTGCTGGGCGGCGATGCGGGCGGCCCGGGCGGCGGCCTCGGCGGCGGTGCGGATTTCGATTTTTCCTCCCGTCGATCAGGGTGCTAAGGTCTACGACGTCAGCAGGCGCCGCTAG